From the genome of Pseudomonas sp. TMP9, one region includes:
- a CDS encoding crotonase/enoyl-CoA hydratase family protein: MSDLISYQLDDGIATLTLCNGKVNAISPDVITAFNAALDRAEQDKAIVIITGQPGILSGGYDLKVMTSTPQNAVNLVAAGSTLARRMLAHPFPIIVACPGHAVAKGAFILLSSDYRIGVEGPFTIGLNEVQIGMTMHHAGIELARDRLHKSAFNRSVINGEMFDPQGAMEAGFLDKVVPVEQLHATAMAVAKQMKKINMTAHKNTKLKARKALLDALDLAVELDKTLAL, encoded by the coding sequence ATGAGCGACCTGATCAGCTACCAACTTGACGATGGCATTGCCACCCTGACCCTGTGTAACGGCAAGGTAAATGCCATTTCCCCGGATGTGATCACTGCGTTTAATGCAGCTCTGGATCGCGCCGAGCAAGACAAGGCCATCGTCATCATCACTGGCCAACCGGGCATTCTCTCCGGCGGCTACGACCTTAAGGTGATGACTTCGACCCCGCAAAACGCTGTCAATCTCGTTGCCGCCGGCTCGACTCTGGCGCGGCGCATGCTCGCCCATCCTTTCCCGATAATCGTCGCCTGCCCGGGCCATGCGGTGGCTAAGGGTGCCTTTATTCTGCTGTCATCCGACTACCGCATCGGTGTCGAAGGCCCATTCACCATCGGCCTCAATGAAGTGCAGATCGGCATGACCATGCACCACGCTGGCATTGAGCTGGCCCGTGATCGCCTGCACAAATCAGCGTTCAATCGTTCGGTCATTAACGGCGAAATGTTTGATCCGCAGGGTGCTATGGAGGCAGGCTTCCTCGACAAGGTCGTGCCCGTTGAGCAGCTGCACGCCACCGCTATGGCCGTCGCCAAGCAGATGAAAAAGATCAACATGACTGCGCACAAGAACACCAAGCTGAAAGCGCGTAAAGCGCTGCTTGATGCGCTCGACCTGGCTGTCGAGTTGGATAAGACGTTGGCGCTGTAA
- a CDS encoding 1-acylglycerol-3-phosphate O-acyltransferase, whose amino-acid sequence MLFLARMLLMSLHFVAAGIVGLLLGICRPFNPDNSRLCARFYSWPALRILGLRIETETTSLRDHVRSAVIVANHQSNYDLFVVGSVVPERTVCLGKKSLKWVPFFGQLFWLSGNVLIDRGNAAQAKQAMLTTTDTLQHKDTSIWVFAEGTRNLGKGLLPLKKGAFQMAIAAGVPIIQVCTSTYVKHMQLNRWKSGIIKIRSLAPIPTAGLTLADLPALMEQCQQQMRACIDSLDAEIEGRA is encoded by the coding sequence ATGCTATTTCTCGCCCGTATGCTGTTGATGAGCCTGCACTTTGTTGCGGCTGGCATTGTCGGTTTGCTGCTTGGTATTTGCCGCCCCTTCAACCCGGATAATAGCCGCCTGTGTGCACGGTTCTATTCTTGGCCGGCCTTGCGCATTCTTGGTCTGCGGATTGAAACCGAAACAACCAGCTTGCGCGACCATGTGCGCAGCGCGGTGATAGTCGCCAACCATCAGTCCAACTATGACCTGTTCGTGGTCGGCAGCGTGGTGCCAGAGCGTACCGTTTGTCTGGGTAAAAAAAGCCTGAAATGGGTGCCGTTTTTCGGTCAGCTGTTTTGGCTGTCGGGTAACGTTCTTATCGACCGTGGTAATGCCGCACAGGCCAAGCAGGCCATGCTCACCACCACCGACACCCTGCAGCATAAAGACACCTCCATTTGGGTATTTGCCGAGGGCACGCGTAATTTGGGCAAGGGCCTGCTGCCGTTGAAGAAAGGCGCTTTTCAGATGGCCATTGCCGCCGGCGTGCCTATCATCCAAGTCTGTACCAGTACCTACGTTAAGCATATGCAGCTGAACCGCTGGAAAAGCGGCATCATCAAAATTCGCTCCCTAGCCCCCATCCCCACTGCCGGCTTGACCTTGGCTGACCTGCCCGCCTTGATGGAGCAGTGCCAGCAACAGATGCGCGCCTGCATCGACAGCCTTGATGCAGAAATAGAAGGCCGCGCCTGA
- a CDS encoding magnesium and cobalt transport protein CorA: MGRIVAAAVYSKGQKITDISLNEGKQWANKPGHFVWIGLHDPASEELSSLQQQFDLHELALEDALQRHTRPKLETFGDALFLVLYSPILVNDELTFVETQLFAGNGYIISARYGESAPYSRVRQRCEARPLLLEHGEDFVLYALLSFVIENYRPLMDSYHIELEDVEQRVLKNPMSQTDVERIQGLRRDLLRLRRYIGPLTEICQELQRLDFPFIDKNMRPYFRDVAIHVNRLLEDLTGLREMADHAIEIGLLLESSRQSITQRKFAAWAAILAFPTAVAGIYGMNFQNMPELTWQYGYFAVLGVITTGCVGLFVSFKRSGWL; encoded by the coding sequence ATGGGTCGCATTGTTGCAGCTGCTGTTTACAGCAAAGGCCAAAAGATTACGGATATCAGCCTTAATGAAGGCAAGCAATGGGCGAACAAGCCCGGGCACTTTGTTTGGATTGGCCTGCATGACCCGGCAAGCGAGGAGCTAAGTAGCCTGCAACAGCAGTTCGACCTGCATGAACTGGCGCTGGAAGATGCCCTGCAGCGACACACCCGGCCTAAGCTGGAAACATTCGGCGATGCGCTGTTTCTAGTGCTCTACTCGCCTATTTTGGTCAACGACGAACTGACCTTTGTCGAAACTCAATTGTTCGCCGGCAACGGTTACATCATCAGCGCTCGTTACGGTGAATCCGCGCCCTACTCGCGGGTACGCCAACGCTGCGAGGCCCGACCGCTGCTGCTTGAACACGGCGAAGACTTCGTGCTCTACGCCCTGCTCAGTTTCGTAATCGAAAACTACCGCCCGCTGATGGACAGTTACCACATCGAGCTTGAGGACGTGGAACAGCGCGTGCTGAAAAACCCGATGAGTCAGACTGACGTTGAGCGTATTCAAGGCCTGCGCCGTGATTTACTGAGACTACGGCGCTATATCGGACCGTTGACGGAAATCTGTCAGGAGTTGCAGCGCCTGGACTTTCCGTTTATAGACAAGAACATGCGCCCCTACTTTCGCGACGTGGCCATCCACGTTAACCGCCTACTGGAAGACCTCACGGGCCTGCGCGAGATGGCCGACCATGCCATTGAAATCGGCTTGTTGTTGGAGTCTTCCCGGCAAAGCATCACCCAACGCAAATTCGCTGCCTGGGCGGCCATCCTGGCGTTCCCCACTGCGGTAGCGGGGATTTACGGCATGAACTTTCAGAACATGCCTGAGCTCACCTGGCAATACGGCT